DNA sequence from the Blastocatellia bacterium genome:
CTCTTTGGAGCAGGTTCAGCGGCATGTCGAGCAGCTCGAGTTCTTCCTGAGCCGTGTGGCTCAGGGTGGCATCATGCTCAAAATTTACGGTGAGGAGACCCTCAAGCGCCTGGTGGATGAGCAGCTCCAGGCCCTGTATCGTCTGCTCATCGAACCCTTGCCGCTACGCTTCTCCGGCCAACCCCTCGTTGTTGTTCCCCATGGGGTGCTGCACGCCGTGCCGTTCGCGGCTTTGTTTGATGGTGAGCGCTACCTGCTGGATCGTGCGGAAGTCTCCTTTACGCCCAGTGCGGCTGTGTACGCTTTGTGCCGTAAGCGCAAGCGCCTCGAGGCCGCTCCGCTGGTGGCTTTTGGCGTTTCCCTCGAGCACATTCCCCAGACCCTTGAAGAGGTCGAACAGATCGGCCGAATCTTCCAGAACGCCCATATCTTTATGGGAGAAAGGGCCACCCTGGAGAATTTCTTTACGGCTGCACCCCAGGCCGGGGTTCTCCACATCGCGACCCACGGGGCTTTCCGCCCCGATAACCCCATGTTCTCGGGCCTGCGCCTGGCCGATGGCTGGCTGGCGGCCCGCGACCTGTACAGCCTGCGCCTGAAGGCCGAACTGGTGGTGCTCTCGGCTTGCGAGACGGGATTGGGCAAGCAAGTGCGGGGCGAAGGGCTCGTCGGATTGACCCGCGCCTTTTTGTATGCGGGAGCGCGGGCCGTCCTGGTGAGCTTGTGGAAGGTGGCCGATGTCTCGACGGCGGAATTGATGGTGCGGTTGTACCGGCATTTGAAAGCGGGCCAATCGAAAGCCGAAGCCTTGCGACGCGCGCGCTTGGAGTTGCTGCAAGAGGAAGGATTCGTGCACCCCTTCTATTGGGCCCCCTTCATCTTGGTGGGCAGATCGTGAGATGAGGCCTACGAGTGGCTGCTCGCGGAAGTTCGTCGCTTGTGGCATCGCGCGATCGTATCGTCGCCGAATTTCCGCGGATCGGATGCTCGTGGACGTTCGTCGCCCTTCCTCCCAAGCGGAAGATCGCGGCGGCGCCCGATGCGACCGGTGACCGTCGAATGATCGAGCCGCTGGACGAGTCGCGATTGGACGAGCGGCGAAAGGTCGTCCTCAACCTCTCGCCATCGGATAGACTCGATCGGGCGGCTGGACGGATCGCAGAGGGCTGTTCTCGACTTCTTGCTATCGAACGGTCGAGGATCGCTCGGGCCGAGCCCGTGCGAGTCGAACGCGAGCGAACTGTTCGGCTGCTGCGCCTTTCGTTCGGCGTTTCGCGTGGCGTTTTTTCGCTGCTGCTGCAATTGGGTTTCCATCTCGATGTCTGGAATCGTCTGCCGTTGAAGCCGTTCGAGCGCACGGCAGGCAAACGCCGGGAGTTGCTCTGCGCTCTCAATGCTCGGAGCTGTCGTAGAGGCGCGATCCCGAGGCGAATCGTCGTCCCGTTTCGCCTCGACGTTTGGAAGCGCCTCTTGACGCGCGTGGGCGCGTCGGGCAAAATTGAAAAGCCGTGAGGCGGCGAGAAAGCGATGGAGCGAGCGATTTGGGAAGTCGGCGAATGGCTTTCGCTCCGCTCACGGAAAGTCTCCTCGGCGCCTCGACGGTGCGAACGTTCAATGCGGTGGCGGCGTAGCTCAGTTGGTTAGAGCGAGGGATTCATAACCCCTAGGTCGCAGGTTCGAGTCCTGCCGCCGCCACCACGATTTTTTCTTCTCGGCGCACGGAAATGCCGATCCTCGTTGGACTCATCATCGGGCTGCTCCTATGGCCGCTGGGACAGAGCGAGCGGCGCATCGAGCAGATTCGGGATTTGCTCGGCAAGAGCGATCTGGTCGTCGTGGCCACGGCCGAGGCGTATCATCCGGTCATCGACCTGCTCAAATATCGCCGTGAGCGAGAGCGCAGCCCTGTCCTCGATCCGGCGCGAGCGGAACGCTACATGCTGGGAGTCGTCTATCGGATGAACGTGCGCGAAGTGATCTATCGGAACCCGAAGCGGATCGAGGATGCTCCGCTCGTCGGACAGGCGGGCGACGTGCTCATGATTTATGTCCCGGGGCGATTGGCCGATCCGCGCGAATTCGGCAAGGCGACGTTTCTGCCCGGAGCTGAATATCTCGTTTTCCTGCGGAAGGCGGAATTGAAGCGCGAGGATTTTCGCTCGGCTGTCGAGCAGGTCTCGGGAGCGCCCGCGAGCGAGTGGCGGTCCTTCCCCGATCCGCGCGTCATCTACTACACGCCGGTTCGCGATCCCTTCGCGGCTTTGCTCATGGAAGGCGCGTGGAAGGATTTCCTGCAGCAGACGCGCGCCGTGGCGAACGCGCCGAGATCGTGAGACGGTCGAGCCTTTGGAGCCCTTGCGAAAGAGGGCCGCGTGGCGAGCGTGAGCCGATGCCCTTCAGGAGCGAGGCAACTCCCGCCATCGGGCTTGCAGATTCACGCTAGGAAAATCGCGCACGCGAAGACGAACGGCTTGTCGTCCTTTGGGCACCTCGAACGTCAAACGGAGCGGGACATACGTCGTGGCTTCGCCGGCGACGGGAGCCGCGACGAAGCGTCCGCCGCCCATGACGAGCGCGCGAGCCCCCGCGACTTCCACAGGGATTCCGCGCGGCGCGAGCGTTTGTCCGGTCTCATCGAGGACGACCACGTCTCGCTCCAGATGTAACTCCAGCGCTCGACTCTCGCGCCCTTTGCTCTTGAACAGGAGGGTGACCTCGACCATCGTGCCGTCGGTCGCATGCCCCGGATACGCGACGTTCGGATTCACAGAGGCCACCTCGAACTCCCAATCGCCAGCCGGCACCCATTCCTCAAGCCCGTACTCCGTCTTCGCGCCTCCCTTGACGTAGCGATCGAACCATTCCAAGCACCGGCGCATTTCGTCCAAGCGATGGTTCAATTCGCGGAACCCGTGGCCTTCGCGAGGATAGCGCACGAACTCGACGGTCTTGCCCAAATGCGTGAGCGCCGTGTACATCTCCTTGGAGTTGGAGATGAACGTGTTCGGATCGGCTTCGCCATGCAAGATGAGGACGGGCGTCTTGATGTTCTTCACGTAGGCGAAGGGCGAGCGCCGGATGTAGATGTCGAGATCGTCCCAGTAGTAGGCGCCCAAGTAATCCGGCTCCCAACTGGGAAGATAGGAGTTGCTGAAGTCGGTGATGAGGTTGAAGATGCCGTACATCGAGATGGCCGCTTTGAACCGATCCGTTTGCGTGATCGCCCAATTGGTCATGTAGCCGCCATAGCTGCCGCCGAAGATGCCCAAGCGATCGGGATCGGCCAGGCCGATCCGAATGAGATGATCCACGCCAGTCATGATGTCCTGGAAATCCTTGCCGCCCAAATCGCGGCGATTCGCGATGTCGAACTTCCCGTCATATCCGGAGCTGCCGCGGAAGTTGGGCGCGAAGACGGCGTAGCCGTTGGCCGCCCAGATTTGGAAGTTGTAGTACTGGCGGAAAGCGTTCACCACGCGCGAATGGGGACCGCCGTGCACAGCGACCAGCAGCGGATATCGCTTGCCCGGTTCATATCCCACGGGCTTGACCAACACCCCTTCGATCTCCAGCCCATCCACGCTCTTCCAGCGGATGACCTCGTGTTCCGCGATCTCGAACTCCTGCAATTGGGGATTCATCTCGGTGAGTCGCGTCAGGTCATTGCTTCCCGATCGCAAAAGCCAGAGATCGGGAAGCGAGCGCGCATCTTCGCTGAGCAAGACCAGCGTCCGACCATCGGCCGAGAGATCGAAAGCGGAGATGACGCGCGCGCCGCGCGTGATCGGCTCGGGCGATCCACCATCTATCGGGATGCGCACGAGGTGCGTTTCGGTGCCGAGCAAAGCGAGCGCATAGAGATCGCGCCCCGCGGGATGCCATCGGCCTCCCTCAACCCCGCGGTCGAACGCTTTCGTCACTTCACGCCATTCTCCCCCGTCGGCTGGGACCAAGAACAGCTCGCTCTGCGAATACGGGATCTCGGCGATCTGTGGAGCGAGGAAAGCGATCCATCGGCCATCGGGCGACCAGCGCGGCGAGCGCTCGCCACCGGGGCGGCGCGTGAGCTGTCGCGCTCGTCCCTCGTCGAGGGAGAAGACCCAGATGTCGAACTTCTTGCCATCGTCCACGCGCCCCGTGTAATTCGTGGCGTAGGCGATCCGTTTCCCTTCGGGAGAGACCTCGAACTCCGCGATGCCGTAATCGCCTTCGAAGAGGCGCGTCGCCTTTCGCGTCTCGATCTCGACCGTCCAGAATTCGCGTCGGTAGCGTTCCTTCTCCTCGACGATGGCGTCGAACTTGTACTTGCGTTCTCGCTCGCGCCGTTCTCGCTCCGGCTTGGGCAAGGTCTCGCGCGTCAGGTAGATGATCGCGCGGCTATCGGGCGCCCACTCGTAAGCGATCACTCCCTCTTCGGCCTGCGTGAGCTGAACGGCTTCTCCTCCATCGCTCGGCATGATCCAGATCTGGTTCTTCGGCCTGCGGTCTTCTTCTTCCTCCTGCCGGGCCTCGGGCGCGCGCCCCGGCCGATTGGAGAGAAACGCTAACCACCGCCCATCGGGAGACCAGCGCGGCATGGATTCGTCCTCTCGACTCCGCGTGAATGGCCGCGGCTTCCCCCCTTCGGTCTCGACGACCCAGATGTCCGTCCGATACCGGCTCTCTTGAAAATCGGCCTCGGCGACGACGAAGGCCACGCGCCGACCATCGCGCGAGAGCGCCGGTTGGCTCACGAGTCGAAAGGAGAGCATATCGCGCATGGTGAGCCGCTTCTTCTCGGCCGAGGTCGCCGCCGCTGGCACCGCGCCGAGGAGGATCATGAGTAGGGCGATTCCGCGCTTCATCGTTCCATCCTCCGTTCAGGGTTTCTTGAACAGATCGTCGGACACGCCGGCGTTGATCTTCACATCGCTGAGGACGAGTTCGGCGAAGCGCTTCCCTTCCTGTCGCGTCAGCGTGCGGAAGGGATACTTCACGCCGGCGATCTCGCGGTAGTCCGAGTACACTTCCTCGAACTCCGCTCTCGTTCCGGAGAAGGGATCGGTCCCTTGATAGCTGAGCTTCAAGGGGAGGCGCGAAGCCGTCTCGATGTAGAGTTTGAAGACGTGCTCGCCGTCCTGATATTGCAGGACGTCAACGGACTTTCCCTCCACCGTTTCGCTTCCGAGGTACGAGACGATGACCCCCTCTTGTTCTTCGGCTCGAAGGAGTTGGAAGAAGAACCGACGGAGTGCTGCGCGCAGCTCTTTCACCATTGGTGCGGGAACTTCCTGCGTCCCCATCGGTGTGCTCACCCAACCGGAGTCACCGCTGAGGACCTGTACGATCGTCATCTGCGGCAGCCTCACTTCCGTGCGCAGCCGATCGGGCAGTCGCACGAACATGCGGTGCTCGCCTTTGAATTCGCCAAATGGCGTGGAGATCGTGGCTTCCCCCGCGATCGCGACGTCCCGAATGCCGACCACAGCCTCGCGACCTCCGACAGCCCTCATAACCTCAGCGAGGATCTCCCGCGCGCGCGCTCTCGTCTCCGGGGTGGCGGCGACAGCCGCCGGCCTCTCTCGCTTCAGATCGGGGCGCGTGAAATCCACGTCCGTATACGCGATACGCTCCATCGGTCCGAGGTGAGCGACGTCCTTCTCGAAAGCGCTCACATTCCCGACCAGCACGATGACCAGATCCTCCGGGCGAACGTACTTTCGCGCGACCTCCTGCACTTGCTCGGCCGTCACCGAGAGAAGACGATCTCGGTAGGCGTTCAAGTAGGCGTAATCGAAGTCATAATTCACGGCATCCAGGACGATCGCCGCCAGGGATTCCGGCGTCTCCAGACGGAGTTGAAAGACGCCGGCCAGGAAATTCTTCGCCTTTCGCAGCTCTTCCTCCGTGACGCGCTCGCGCGCGATGCGATCCAATTCGCTGAGGACGAGCTGAAGCGTCTCGCTCGTCTTCTCCGTCCGCGTGAAGGTGGAGATCGTCAAGCTGCCCGGCTGTTGACGCGCTTCGAGGCGGCTACTGATGCCATAGGTCAATCCACGCTCGCGTCGCAAGACATCCCAAAGGCGGCTCCCGGAAGCGCTCGCCAAAATGGCATTGAGGACTTGGAGCGCGAAATAGTCGGGATCGCGGCGCGCGATTCCCACTTTGCCCAATCGAATCTCCGTTTGCACGGCATCGGATTTCTCAATGAGCAGGAGCTTTCGCCCGCGCGTCGGAGCTGGCGCGGGGACGACGGCCGCTCGGACTTCTCCCTTGGGCCAATCGCCGAAATACTTCTCCGCCTTCGCAAAGGCCTCGGCGGCTGTGATGTCCCCCGCAATGGCGAGCAGGGAATTGTTCGGATGATACACGGCTTGATGGAAGGCGATCAGATCAGCGCGCGTGAGGCGAGGGAGCGAATCGAGCGTCCCCTCCGGAGGATGTCCATAGGGATGGGCGCCAAAGAGCGCACGCTCGATTGCCGTCGAAGCGAGATAGCCCGGATCATTCGCCTGCACGCGCAACCCGGAGAGAAGCTGCTGTCGCTGTCGCTCGATCTCATCCTCGGCGAAGACGGGATGGCGCACGACGTCGGCGAGGATCTCGAAAGCCACTTCCACTCCCGGCTTGGGGACCGAGACGGCGACGAACGATTGATGCCAGGATGCGCCCGTGCTGATCTGCCCTCCGACGAATTCAATCGCCTCAGCAATCTGCATGGCGCTTCGCGTCTTCGTGCCCTGGTCCAGAAGCGCTGCCGTCAGCGAAGCCAATCCCGGACGGTCCGGAGGATCTTGCTCAGCACCCGCTCGCACTAAGAGCCGCAGACTCACGGTCGGTTGTTCCCGATGCTCGATGACGATGACCCGCAGGCCGTTGGGAAGCGTCCGTGTCGTGAACTCTGGGAATCGAAAGGGCCGAGGGGGTTGCGGCGGTGGCGGCACCGGCTTCTGTCCCAGCGCCGGTATCCCCGCGAGATTCACCAACACCAGCAGGAGAATGCTTCGACGCGCCGTTTCTCGCATTGTTCGCCCTCCCCTTTGAAGGTGGATCGTGCCTCACTGAGAGGCGCGCTTCTCCTCCGCTTGCGTCGGGAGGATGGTGAGCACGATCCGATTCGTCTCGGTGAAATATCGTTGCGCCACGCGCCGAATCTCTTCCGGCGTCACGGCCAAGAGGCGCTGAACTTCCGTATTGACGCGCGCCGGATCTTTCAAGAGGACGGCAGCACGGCCCAATGCCTCCGCTTTGCCTTGATTCGACTGTCGCGCGAAGAGGATCTCGGCGACCATCTGATTCTTCGCCTTCTCCAATTCTCGCGCGGGCACGAGTTCGGTCTTCAATCGCTCCAACTCCTCGACGATGGCTTTCTCCGCCTCCTCCGGCGTGCGCCCGGGATTCAAAATGGCCAGGGTGAAGAAAAGGTTCGGATGCTCGGTGAAATTCCCTCCCCCGAAAGCTGCGGCGGCGATGCGCTGCTCGTACACGAGCTTTCGATAAAGACGCGAACTCTGCCCGGCCGAGAGGATGCGCGAGATGATCTTGAGCGGATAGGCATCGGGATGGCTCTCTTCGGGCATGTAGTATCCGGCGACGAATGCCGGCAGCGGCACGTTCATCCGTTCGGTGAGCCGTTTCTCGCGCGTCTTCGGCGGCTCCTTCACCGTCACGCGCGGAATCGGACGCTTCCCGCGCGGGATGTTCCCGAAGTACTTCTCCACCCAAGCGAGCGCTTGGCGCGTGTCGAAATCGCCAGCGATCACGAGGGTCGCGTTATTGGGCACATAATAGGTCTCGAAAAACTCGCGCACATCCTCGACCGTCGCGGCGTTCAAATCCTCCATGCTCCCGATGACGATGTGCTTGTACGGATGCACGTCGAAGGCGTTCGCATAGAGCAGCTCGATGACGCGTCCATAAGGGGGATTCTCGATGCGCAATCGGCGTTCCTCTTTGACGACCTCTCGCTCGGATCGGAAATTCTCCTCCGTGATCGCCAGCGAGGCCATACGATCGGCCTCGAGCCAGAGGACCATCTCCAAGTAGTTGCTCGGGAAGGTCTGCCAGTAGACGGTCACATCTTCGGTCGTGTACGCATTGTCCACGCCGCCGATGCTCTTGATCAACTCCGTGTGCTCTTCAGGGCCGACGTTCTTCGATCCCTTGAACATGAGGTGCTCAAAGAGATGCGCGAACCCCGTCCGTCCGGGTCGTTCATCCTTCGATCCCACGTGATACCACACCTGCAGATTGACGACCGGTGCCGAACGATCCTCGTGAGTGATGACGCGCAGTCCATTCTTGAGCGTCGTCACCCGAAACGACAGCGGCGGCGGTGTCAACTGCGGCTCCGCTGCGGTGATCCCCGAAAGGACGAACAGAAGCGCGGTGGCGATGACGCTGCGTCCTCTCATGATCCCCCTCCGTGCTCTCCGAGCCGCGAGCGCGGGCCGTGAACGACTCTGGGCCGAGCGACTCTCGGCGGCCCGATTCGCGCTCATTGCTGCCCGATCGCCAGCAGATTCTGCGCGGCGTTCAAGAACGCGAAGACGCGCGTGGGCAAGAGTCCCAAGTAGAAGACGCCGACCAAAGCGACGAGCATCGTCGCGACGAACGCACGCGGGAGCGGAACACGCGGCACTTCCTCCTTTGGCTCGCGGAAGAACATGACGATCACGACGTAGAGATAGTAGTAGACGGAGACGACCGTGTTCAAGACGCCGATGATGACCAGTTCGGGAAATCCTGCCCCCCATGCCGATTTGAAGAGCCAGAATTTGGCGACGAATCCGGCCGTGCCGGGGAATCCGGCCAGGCTCACCAGGAAGATGGCCAGCGGAAAACTGAGCATCGGCTGCCGAAAGCCCAATCCGGCGTAGTCGGCGATCAATACCCGTTCGTCTCCTCGACGGGCCCAAAGCGCGACGATGGCGAAGCAGCCCAGATTCATGATCGTGTAGACGAGCATGTAGAAGGCCACGGCTGCCCAATCGCGAGCTAACACGCCGATCAGGACATATCCGGCGTGCGCGATGGACGAATAGGCGAGCATGCGCTTGATGTTCGTCTGCGCGATCGCGATGAAGTTCCCGAAGGTCATGCTGAGAATGGACATCGCCGTGACGGCAGCGACCCAATGCGAGGCGAGCCGATCGGCGGCGCTCTCGATTCCCAAGGGCGCGAACGTGATCGAGAAGACGCGCAAGAAGGCCGCGAAGCCTGCGGCTTTCGGCGCCGTTGAGAGAAAAGCCGTCACCGGCGTCGGAGCCCCATCGTAGACGTCAGGCGTCCACACGTGGAACGGGACCGTCGTCACTTTGAAGCCGAAACCAATCAACAGCATCGCCGCTCCCGCCATCAGCAGGACGGTCTCCGCTTGCCCGAGCGGCCCGCTCACCACGCGCGCCATCTCCGCGAGATTGGTCGTGCGCGTCGCTCCATAGAGCAACGCGATCCCGTACAGCAGAAAGGCGGAGGAGAAGGCGCCGAGGATGAAATACTTGAGCGCCGATTCCGTGGAGCGCGCGTCCTCTCGCCGATACCCCGCGAGCACATACGTGGCGATCGTGATCGTCTCCAGTGCCAGGAACAACAGCACCAGATCGTTGCCCGCCACAAGAAGCGTCATCCCGACAGCGCCAAAGAGCAACAGGGCGAAGTATTCGCCCGGCGGAATGCGCTCTTCATCGAGGAAGCCCCACGAGACGAAGATGGTCAACAGCGTGCCGAACAAAATGACCAGCGTGAAGAAGACGCGGAAGCCATCCACGACGACCATTCGGGAGAAGGCCGTCATCGGCCCCTCATCCCACAAGGTCAAGGCGACGACACCCGCGAGGACGATGCCCGCCGCCGTCAGGACGGCGTCGCGCACTTTCTTCCCCGGAGAGAAGGCTTCCAGCAACATGACGAGCACTCCCGTCACCGCGAGCACCAGTTCCGGTCCGATGGCGTGGTAGTTGATCCCCAATGTCTCCATGCCTCACCTCCGCCTCAACGACTCCGCTTGCTCGCGTGCGGCGTCTTGCGGACGCGCGAAATTCGGCGCGCGTTGGCCCGCAGGCTCGGCCTGCACGAGGACGGCGCCGTGAGCCGCTCGCTTCACCTCTTGGACCGCCTGATCCGTGCGTCGCAAGATCGGATTCGGGAGCACGCCCATCACGATCACGAGCACCGCCATCGGAATGAGCGCGAGGCGTTCCCGTCCGTTCGCGTCGGGCAGATGCTGATTCTCCTCATGCGTGATCGGCCCAAAGAGCACGCGCTCCAACATCCAGAGCATGTAGGCGGCCGAGAGGATCATCGCCGTCGCGGCCAAAACCGTATACGCTCGCGCATGCGCCAGGTCGGACGTGTACGTCCCCACCAAGACGAGGAATTCGCCCACGAATCCGCTCAGCGTTGGGAGGGCCACGGAGGCCAAGGCCAAGATCCCAAAGAGCGCGGAGAAGACGGGCATCGGACGCGCCAATCCCCCGAATTCCGCGATCGCCCGCGTATGCCGTCGCTCCGAGAGTATCCCGACGATGACAAAGAGTGCGCCCGTCGAAATCCCATGGCTGAGCATCTGGAAGATCGCCCCCTGCATTCCCATCTCCGTTCGCGCCATGATGCCGAGCACGACAAACCCCATGTGGCTCACCGACGAATACGCGATCAGTTTCTTCAGATCGGGCTGCACCATCGAGACGAGCGCTCCATAGATGATGCTGATGATGGCGAGCACACAAAGGAGGGCGGCGAATTCTTCCGTGGCGCGCGGGAAGAGCGGGAGATTGAAGCGCAACAAGCCATACCCTCCCATCTTCAACAGCACGCCGGCCAGGATCACCGATCCAGCCGTCGGCGCCTCCACGTGCGCATCCGGCAACCACGTGTGGAAGGGGAAGAGCGGCACCTTGATCAGGAACGCCAACGCGAAGCCCCAGAAGAGCCATCGTTCCGTCGTCGGATCCAGTACGAGTCGGCCCGCCCGCACGTTCTCCGTGATCGCGGGGATGTCAAAGGTCGTCCCGCCGTTCAGGTAATACAGGCTGATGATGGCCGCCAACATCAAGGCCGAGCCGACCATCGTGTAGATGATGAATTTGACGGCGGCGTAGATGCGCCGCTCATATCCCCAAATGCCGATCAAGAAGTACATCGGCACGAGCATCACTTCCCAGAAGATGAAGAAGAGGAACATGTCGAGCGCGACGAAGACGCCGATGAGCCCCGTCTCCAGTAAGAGCAAGAAGATGTGGAACTCCAGGACGTGTCGCTCAATCGCGCGCCAACTCGCCAGGATCGCGATCGTCGTGAGCAACGCGCTCAGGACGACGAACCAGAGGCTCAGACCGTCCACGCCCAGGAAATAATCCACGTTGAAGCCGAAGAATCGGATCCACGGGGCGCGCTCGACCATTTGTGGGCCGGAGGCCGTCGGATCGAATCCGAGAAGCAACGGAACGCAAAGCCCCAGCGGAATGAGCGAGAGCGCGAGCGCCAGGCGACGGATCGTCTCATCCCCGGCCCCCATGAGCACGCGCGCCACAAGCAATAGGAGCGCGCCCGCGGTCGGCGCGAACGTGAGCCAACTCAGCAGATGCCCCCTCATGCCCCCTCTCCTTCAGGGCGCCGGAATCCGGCCCCCGACGAAGACGAAATACCCCAAGACGATCAAAGCGCCGATGAGAAACATGACGACGTAGCTGCGCACGAGCCCCGTCTGCAGCCGTCGCAAGACGGTTCCGCACGCGGCGACGACCGACGCCACTCCATTCACGGCTCCATCAATCAAGGCGACGTCGAAGACTTTCCACAACAGCACGGTCGAGCCCCGCACAATCGGTCGAACGATGAGCGCTTCGTAGACCTCGTCTACGTAGTACTTGTTCTCCAGCAGTCGCGGCGCCGGACGCAACGGATCGCGCCGATAGAAGCGACGTGCCCAGAGCAAGGCCACGAGTACAGCCAGAACCGTCACGGCCGCCAGGCCTAACTCCAAGCCGTGACTCGGTTCCTCGGCGGCGATCGCCAGATGATCGGGATGGACGGGCGCGCGCGCCAGCGCCGGCCGCACGAACTGCTCGAATCCGTTGGCGATCCGGCCGCCCGTGTAGGCTTCCGAGATTCCAATCCATCCTCCGCCGAGGGAGAGGGCGGCCAGCACCAAAAGCGGGATCGTCATCACCGGCGGCGACTCGCGCGGAGCAGTCGCAGGAGCGGTTCCCACTTCGGCTCCATGTCCATCGCCATGCCGCGCGAAACGTTCCTCCCCCTCGAACGTGAGCACCATGAGCCGCGTCATGTACGCGGCCGTGAGAATCGCCGTCGCCAATCCGATCATCCAGAGCACGCGCCCCCATGGCTCCGGAAGCGCCGGACTCGTCCACGTGCGCCAGAGGATCTCGTCCTTGCTGAAGAAGCCGGAGAAGGGCGGAAGTCCTGCGATCGCCAACCACCCGAAGAGCATCGTCCCATACGTGATGGGCATCGCGCGCTTGAGCCCCCCCATTCGCCGCATGTCTTCCTCATGATGAAGCGCGACGATGACCGAACCGGCACCGAGAAAGAGCAGGGCTTTGAAGAACGCATGAGTGACGACGTGAAAGATCGCGGCCGAGAACGCGCCCACGCCACAGGCGAGGAACATGTACCCCAGTTGCGAGATCGTCGAATAGGCCAGCACCTTCTTGATATTCCACTGCGCCAGGCCGATGGTCGCGGCCAAGAGCGCCGTCACACCGCC
Encoded proteins:
- a CDS encoding NADH-quinone oxidoreductase subunit M, which produces MRGHLLSWLTFAPTAGALLLLVARVLMGAGDETIRRLALALSLIPLGLCVPLLLGFDPTASGPQMVERAPWIRFFGFNVDYFLGVDGLSLWFVVLSALLTTIAILASWRAIERHVLEFHIFLLLLETGLIGVFVALDMFLFFIFWEVMLVPMYFLIGIWGYERRIYAAVKFIIYTMVGSALMLAAIISLYYLNGGTTFDIPAITENVRAGRLVLDPTTERWLFWGFALAFLIKVPLFPFHTWLPDAHVEAPTAGSVILAGVLLKMGGYGLLRFNLPLFPRATEEFAALLCVLAIISIIYGALVSMVQPDLKKLIAYSSVSHMGFVVLGIMARTEMGMQGAIFQMLSHGISTGALFVIVGILSERRHTRAIAEFGGLARPMPVFSALFGILALASVALPTLSGFVGEFLVLVGTYTSDLAHARAYTVLAATAMILSAAYMLWMLERVLFGPITHEENQHLPDANGRERLALIPMAVLVIVMGVLPNPILRRTDQAVQEVKRAAHGAVLVQAEPAGQRAPNFARPQDAAREQAESLRRR
- the nuoL gene encoding NADH-quinone oxidoreductase subunit L, with the translated sequence MLKALVLSPLIAAGIIGIFGRRWSERLIAAIGCGSVGLSMLLAFRVFFGDLWPRPPEHRVIWEPFFSWIVSGPLHVEWGFHLDALSGVFILFVTFVGFWIHVFAVGYMRGDPGYARFFAYMNLFMFMMLVLVLADNFLVMFVGWEGVGLCSYLLIGHYFDRTYAASAAKKAFIVNRIGDFGFALGIILIFATFGTLRFPEVMEAIAMRFPEPEAFGEIGLLTAIALLLFVGATGKSAQIPLYVWLPDAMAGPTPVSALIHAATMVTAGVYMVARCSELYARSLTALFIIAVIGGVTALLAATIGLAQWNIKKVLAYSTISQLGYMFLACGVGAFSAAIFHVVTHAFFKALLFLGAGSVIVALHHEEDMRRMGGLKRAMPITYGTMLFGWLAIAGLPPFSGFFSKDEILWRTWTSPALPEPWGRVLWMIGLATAILTAAYMTRLMVLTFEGEERFARHGDGHGAEVGTAPATAPRESPPVMTIPLLVLAALSLGGGWIGISEAYTGGRIANGFEQFVRPALARAPVHPDHLAIAAEEPSHGLELGLAAVTVLAVLVALLWARRFYRRDPLRPAPRLLENKYYVDEVYEALIVRPIVRGSTVLLWKVFDVALIDGAVNGVASVVAACGTVLRRLQTGLVRSYVVMFLIGALIVLGYFVFVGGRIPAP